From Mus musculus strain C57BL/6J chromosome 8, GRCm38.p6 C57BL/6J, a single genomic window includes:
- the Olfr374 gene encoding olfactory receptor 374, translating into MEGANLSGVSEFLLLGLSQDPRQQQLLFSAFLSMYLLTGLGNLLIILAIAADPRLHTPMYFFLANLAFVDVCFTSTTIPKMLANHVSGHKGISYSGCLTQMFFFIWFAGIDSFLLTAMAYDRFVAICHPLHYTTSITPRLCGFLVTASWASAFANALTHTVLLTRLLFCGHNQVPHFFCDLSPLLKLACSDTSLNDIMVYTVGALPIITPFVGILTSYTRIFTAVLRIPSTGGKWKAFSTCGSHLSVVSLFYGTLIGVYFSPTSSHTAQKDTAAAVMYTVVTPMMNPFIYTLRNKDMKGALMTFVRRTAVLVR; encoded by the coding sequence ATGGAAGGAGCCAACCTCAGTGGGGTGTCCGAGTTCTTGCTGCTAGGCTTGTCACAGGACCCCAGACAGCAGCAGCTGCTCTTTTCTGCCTTCCTGAGCATGTACCTTCTCACAGGCCTAGGGAACCTGCTCATCATCCTGGCCATTGCTGCTGATCCCAGGCTGCACACCCCCATGTACTTTTTCCTGGCCAACCTGGCCTTTGTAGATGTCTGCTTCACCTCCACCACCATCCCCAAGATGCTGGCCAACCATGTGTCAGGACACAAAGGAATCTCTTACTCTGGTTGCCTCACACAGATGTTCTTTTTCATCTGGTTTGCCGGCATTGACAGCTTCTTGCTGACtgccatggcctatgaccgctttGTGGCCATCTGTCACCCTCTACATTATACAACCTCGATCACACCACGGCTGTGTGGCTTCCTGGTCACTGCATCCTGGGCCTCAGCCTTTGCAAATGCCCTGACCCACACAGTCCTTCTGACTCGCCTCTTGTTCTGTGGCCACAACCAGGTCCCCCACTTCTTCTGTGACCTCAGCCCACTTCTGAAGCTGGCCTGTTCAGATACCTCTCTCAATGACATCATGGTATACACTGTGGGCGCATTGCCCATCATCACCCCCTTTGTGGGCATCTTGACCTCCTACACACGCATCTTCACAGCAGTGTTGAGGATCCCATCTACAGGAGGGAAATGGAAAGCATTCTCCACCTGTGGCTCCCATCTCTCCGTGGTGTCCCTCTTCTATGGGACACTGATTGGGGTGTACTTCAGTCCCACATCCTCCCACACAGCCCAGAAGGACACAGCAGCTGCAGTGATGTACACTGTGGTCACCCCCATGATGAACCCCTTCATCTATACCCTGAGGAACAAGGACATGAAAGGTGCCCTGATGACCTTTGTCCGAAGGACGGCAGTCCTTGTTAGGTAG
- the Olfr373 gene encoding olfactory receptor 373, with translation MGTSNVSSNSDFILMGLFSYTGPHLVLFFLMATVFIIGLLGNTTLLFLIATDSRLHTPMYFLLSQLSLLDVGFPLVTIPKVVAEFLQGQNVISFGGCATQMFFLMLMGVSEGVLLSLMSYDRYVAVCHPLHYQVLMRNQVCLVMVGASWFSGALVASILTSITLQFPYCASHTVDHFFCEMPALLKLSCADTSAYELALSISGVLILLLPLSLIFISYGHVLGAVLLMRSAEARHKAFTTCSSHVTVVGLFFGAAVFIYMVPGSYHSPKQDNVVSLFYSLITPTLNPLIYSLRNREVRMSLVKFMGRSDFKVKG, from the coding sequence ATGGGGACTTCAAATGTGTCATCAAATTCAGATTTCATCCTCATGGGGCTCTTCAGCTACACAGGGCCCCATCTTGTCCTGTTCTTCCTCATGGCCACCGTGTTCATCATTGGCCTGCTAGGCAACACCACCCTGCTTTTTCTGATTGCCACAGACTCCAGgctccacacacccatgtacttccTGCTCAGCCAACTCTCACTTCTGGATGTCGGCTTCCCACTGGTTACCATCCCCAAAGTGGTGGCTGAGTTCCTGCAAGGACAGAATGTCATAAGCTTTGGGGGATGTGCCACTCAGATGTTCTTCCTCATGCTCATGGGTGTCTCTGAGGGTGTCCTTCTGTCCCTCATGTCTTATGACCGCTACGTGGCCGTATGCCACCCCCTGCACTACCAGGTGCTCATGAGAAACCAAGTGTGTCTGGTGATGGTGGGTGCATCCTGGTTCTCAGGTGCCTTGGTGGCCTCCATCCTGACCTCCATCACCCTGCAGTTCCCCTACTGTGCCTCACACACCGTGGACCACTTCTTCTGTGAGATGCCAGCTCTCCTCAAGCTGTCATGTGCAGACACATCAGCCTATGAGTTGGCGCTCTCCATCTCTGGGGTGCTGATCTTACTGCTACCCCTGTCTCTCATCTTCATTTCCTACGGCCACGTTCTGGGAGCTGTCCTGCTCATGCGGTCAGCTGAAGCTAGACACAAGGCTTTCACCACGTGCTCCTCACATGTGACTGTAGTGGGTCTCTTTTTTGGGGCAGCTGTATTCATATACATGGTCCCAGGCAGCTACCACAGCCCAAAACAGGATAATGTGGTATCCCTCTTCTACAGCCTCATCACCCCTACCCTCAACCCCCTCATCTACAGCTTGAGAAACAGAGAAGTTCGAATGTCCTTGGTCAAGTTCATGGGCAGGTCTGACTTCAAGGTGAAGGGATGA